The sequence ataaatacatcaatGTTTTATACGaggttatttttgaaatgtatcgACCATTTCTGACCAGTGATTGATGTTGATTTTAGGAATTAATTGGGAATTACAGAGTTGCAAATCAGCCATTGTAGGTATCAAAAAAACTTTTTCCTGCATCATTGTGACATTATTGCTGTTATCACAAAAGATTCTGGCAAGCGTCACTTTTCTGATTTCTGTCAGTtgatcttaaatattaaaaaaatatagttaaaatcaggataatttataaaaaatatttcaaatatactaacattcattgaatatatttggtaaatcgtaaaaatatctATCTGCCATTCTAGTTC comes from Acyrthosiphon pisum isolate AL4f unplaced genomic scaffold, pea_aphid_22Mar2018_4r6ur Scaffold_21319;HRSCAF=23624, whole genome shotgun sequence and encodes:
- the LOC115034858 gene encoding peroxidase mlt-7-like gives rise to the protein MVGPTMRCIIREQFVRTRMADRYFYDLPNIFNEYQLTEIRKVTLARIFCDNSNNVTMMQEKVFLIPTMADLQLCNSQLIPKININHWSEMVDTFQK